The following proteins are encoded in a genomic region of Garra rufa chromosome 22, GarRuf1.0, whole genome shotgun sequence:
- the ube2d1b gene encoding ubiquitin-conjugating enzyme E2 D1b — protein MALKRIQKELQDLQRDPPAQCSAGPVGDDLFHWQATIMGPSDSPYQGGVFFLTIHFPTDYPFKPPKVAFTTKIYHPNINSNGSICLDILRSQWSPALTVSKVLLSICSLLCDPNPDDPLVPDIAHIYKSDKEKYNRLAREWTQKYAM, from the exons ATGGCATTAAAGAGAATACAGAAG GAGCTTCAAGACTTGCAGAGGGACCCTCCTGCTCAGTGCTCTGCTGGACCGGTTGGTGATGACT TGTTTCACTGGCAGGCAACAATAATGGGACCT AGTGATAGTCCATATCAAGGAGGGGTCTTCTTTCTCACAATTCACTTTCCAACAGACTATCCCTTCAAGCCACCAAAG GTAGcgtttacaacaaaaatctaccATCCCAACATTAACAGTAATGGAAGTATTTGCCTGGACATCCTGAGGTCGCAGTGGTCTCCAGCACTAACAGTTTCAAAAG TCCTTTTGTCCATATGTTCTTTGCTTTGTGATCCAAATCCTGATGACCCCTTAGTCCCAGACATAGCACACATCTACAAATCAGACAAAGAAAA GTACAACAGACTAGCAAGAGAATGGACCCAGAAGTATGCAATGTGA
- the tfam gene encoding transcription factor A, mitochondrial — MMAPFSLMSVGANLLVKSLGLFSSVSVVRCSCVAPVLKCFSTSTGGPPKRPLTGYMAYVKEMHPTTTRQNPGVKNVEIVRKIALQWKMLTPEQKQPFQNASLASREQYKLDLEKYKAQLTPEQTAALAVEKRQKLAKRKAIKKKKELNSLGKPKRPRTAFNIFMSEHYEEAKGTNTQTKMKSLRDDWVRFSAAQKQMYIQLAEDDKVRYKNEIKSWEDHMVEIGREDLVRRKAKRVIRAKTTKDTKKKSKITVLKAKAPKKMTGTAVKKTAKSTK; from the exons ATGATGGCTCCGTTCAGTTTGATGTCAGTCGGCGCTAATCTTTTGGTTAAGTCTTTGGGTCTGTTCTCGAGTGTATCTGTTGTGAG GTGTTCATGTGTAGCTCCAGTGTTAAAGTGTTTTAGCACCTCAACTGGGGGTCCACCCAAGAGGCCCCTGACAGGATACATGGCATATGTGAAAGAGATGCATCCCACCACCACCAGACAAAATCCAG GAGTCAAAAATGTGGAGATTGTCCGAAAGATAGCACTGCAGTGGAAAATGCTGACTCCTGAACAGAAGCAG CCATTTCAGAATGCATCTTTGGCCTCCAGGGAGCAATATAAGCTTGATCTGGAGAAATACAAAGCCCAACTGACTCCTGAACAGACTGCGGCTCTTGCAGTAGAAAAACGACAAAAATTAGCCAAAAGAAAAGCAATAAAGAAAAAGAAG GAGTTGAACAGTCTTGGCAAGCCCAAACGCCCAAGGACCGCCTTTAACATCTTCATGTCAGAGCACTATGAGGAAGCAAAGGGAACTAATACACAG ACGAAGATGAAGTCACTAAGAGATGACTGGGTGCGTTTCAGTGCAGCACAGAAACAA ATGTACATACAGTTGGCAGAGGATGACAAAGTCCGTTACAAGAATGAAATAAAATCATGGGAAGACCACATGGTAGAGATTGGAAGGGAAGACCTTGTTCGGAGAAAAGCCAAGAGAGTTATCAGAGCCAAAACCACTAAAGACACAAAGAAGAAATCCAAAATAACAGTGCTTAAGGCAAAAGCGCCAAAAAAGATGACTGGGACCGCAGTGAAAAAGACTGCAAAGAGCACCAAATAA